The Pseudomonas protegens genome contains the following window.
CAGTACCGTGAAGGAATGGCGCAAAGCTCAGGGACTGCCGGGACTCAAGAACGGCTGATTGAATTCACCGCCAGAACCTGTAACGACTCAACGAGCATCTTCGCCACATTGAAAAACGGCGATTAACTCTTTGAAATTGATAGATAAAATCAATTTTTTGGGGCTCTTGAAGTTTTGCTTCTGGCACATACCTAGGTTCTTGCGCGGTGCCGAATGCGGGCCGCGCCTCAAATCACTTGGAGAAACCTCAGGAGATTTTGCAATGGCTACTACCCTTTCGCTGGCCCCACTTTTCCGCCACTCGGTCGGCTTTGACCGTTTCAACGACCTTTTTGAATCGGCGCTTCGCAGTGAGGCCGGTACTTCCTATCCTCCGCACAACGTCGAAAAGCACGGTGATGATCACTACCGGATCGTTATCGCGGTAGCAGGCCTGGCCGAAGAGGATTTGGACATTCAGGTTGAAAAAGGTGTGTTGACCGTCACCGGTGACAAACGAGAAAGCGACGGAGCTGTCACTTACCTGCATCAAGGTATCGCACAGCGGGCATTCCGGCTGTCGTTCCGCTTGATGGATCACATCGAGGTGGAGGGTGCGAAGCTCACCAACGGTCTGCTGAGCATCGACCTGCTCAGGGTTGTACCGGAGGAAGCGAAGCCTAAACGCATCATGATCGGGGGAGCTGAGGCTGCTGATTCGAAGCCGGTCAGCGAGCAGTAACCGGCATGGGGAGGCGCTCTGCGGAGCGCCTCTTTTTTGTCGAGTACTAAGCCGGGATTAGGCAGGATCAACCTGCCCCAATGTTCTATCACCCAGGTACGTAGCAGATCGAAACCCTCACTGAGCAACAGGTCGATGGCAAAGTGGATTTGTGAAAGGTACTGCGAGCCAGAAGCGCAGTCGAAAATTTCCAACGGGCTGCGCCGATGCGTTGCTGAGTGCAGGTATACAGATCAGGCAACGAGGCATTGGCGTTCAGATATAGGACGGTATGGTCGGTGTCGTCACGGGTGAGCTGGATGGGTTGAAAGTATAAGTGCGGATCATTGGTGAAGCTCCATGAGAGACAAGCCTTTACCGTCGTCAAACAGCCAGATGTAATCGGCTTAAAGGCAAGGCGTTATGCCCTTAGCTTTTTAGCCCGCGATGGCCAGTCACCAACAAGCGCTGACATGTTGAACTATCGAAGTGGAATACGCTGGATGACGGTTTCTGGGTAGAGATCGTGCGGTTTATCGTTTCAATAACATCCGGTGATCAACTTACTAACGCCTGTTTTTAGCCAGAAGCAGCCAGTCGCGACCAGCATAGAACAGCCAGATTCGACCTAATATAATCGTATCGCCCCCTACCATGGCTCGAATTTTGCTTTGAAAAAAATGCGTCAAATTGCCAGCATGAAATTCAGCGATCACCAAATCGCATTTAACACCGAAAGCCTGCAGCAGCACTCACACAACTTATATAAAGAGCCCCATAATGCACATGTTTATCGATATAGTTGGAGCGTGTAATTTAAGCTGTCCCTCATGCCCCATGGGAAACTCTGAAAACAACAACTTCAAAAAATCCATGCAGATCGAGACGTTCAGGCAAATAGTAGAAAAAGCCAAGCTGGAGGGTGTCGACTCGATTCATCTTTACAACTGGACTGAGCCCTTAATTCACCCGCGAATTGGTGAATTTATCCAAACAATAAACGCCGCAGGCATTGCCAGCGGTATTAGCACCAACTTGAACATTGCCAAGAACATAGAACAAGCCCTACGGGCTGAGCCTTCATTTTTCCGTATTTCGCTGTCCGGCTTCCATCAAAACACCTACGCACAGGGACATGTGGGAGGTGACATCGAAGTTGTAAAACAAAACATGATCATGCTGCATGACATCAAGCAGCAATACAATCTTAATACATTGATCGAAGTCTACTACCATCGCTACTTAGACAACCTGGAAGAAGAAAGCTTGATGCGCGAGTTCAGCGAGCGCTTGGGCTTCAGTTTCAGCACAGGTTATTCTGTGATGATGCCGCTGGAAAAAACCTTT
Protein-coding sequences here:
- a CDS encoding Hsp20 family protein, giving the protein MATTLSLAPLFRHSVGFDRFNDLFESALRSEAGTSYPPHNVEKHGDDHYRIVIAVAGLAEEDLDIQVEKGVLTVTGDKRESDGAVTYLHQGIAQRAFRLSFRLMDHIEVEGAKLTNGLLSIDLLRVVPEEAKPKRIMIGGAEAADSKPVSEQ